In Pedobacter sp. WC2423, the following are encoded in one genomic region:
- a CDS encoding aspartyl protease family protein, whose translation MKLAKYLLITGVLLTGKTELKAQIAQIPFETRGSHLLVKVQTNQSDSLNFIFDSGATNISIDSLTAERAGVSKENRETVSVGGSGGTQNYKMALHQNLKLGNIAINDVNMVLINFKSLSEAIGVKLDGIIGYEVLNKYITKLDFERKKISFYDQIKSVDTTGYTGIPFEFNKDILIPRFPVSVTLANGETFTGRVMFDTGNAFTLIVSTPFSKYHNFNSKLGETSMQLGRGLNATTQDQLATINSMSFNGFNFGKMGIRLTINDQAEPKDGYLGILGMEVIRRFDVILDYQQKKIYLKPNRAYRDAFPVEAKKTWFYKESEDFLAKNKTKPGVKVTASGLQYKIIKQGKGEKPKMEDRVSLNFSTTLVNGKKVWSTYDEKKPWVHRLDKALDGLGEAVLMMPEGSEWILYIPAKLAFGDTGIEEVPPGAALIYEVELLKVEHP comes from the coding sequence ATGAAATTAGCAAAGTATTTATTAATAACGGGGGTTTTACTTACAGGTAAAACAGAATTGAAAGCACAAATTGCCCAAATCCCATTTGAAACCCGCGGATCGCATCTGTTAGTCAAAGTACAAACCAATCAGAGCGACTCGTTAAATTTTATATTTGATTCAGGTGCCACTAATATCTCTATAGACTCATTGACTGCGGAACGTGCTGGCGTGAGTAAAGAAAACCGGGAGACGGTTTCAGTTGGCGGATCCGGGGGAACTCAGAATTATAAAATGGCTTTGCATCAAAACTTAAAACTGGGAAATATAGCAATCAATGATGTTAATATGGTATTGATAAACTTCAAATCACTCTCTGAAGCCATAGGCGTAAAACTGGATGGAATTATCGGCTATGAAGTATTAAATAAGTATATAACAAAGCTTGATTTTGAGCGGAAAAAGATATCATTTTACGACCAGATCAAATCTGTTGATACGACAGGTTATACAGGGATCCCTTTTGAATTTAATAAAGATATACTGATTCCCCGTTTTCCGGTTTCAGTTACCCTGGCGAACGGAGAAACTTTTACAGGCAGGGTCATGTTTGATACAGGGAATGCTTTTACCCTGATTGTCAGTACGCCTTTTAGTAAATATCATAATTTCAATAGTAAACTGGGAGAAACCAGCATGCAGTTGGGCAGGGGATTAAACGCAACTACACAAGATCAGCTGGCAACTATTAATTCCATGTCATTTAATGGATTTAACTTTGGTAAAATGGGTATCAGGCTCACCATCAATGATCAGGCAGAACCGAAAGATGGTTATTTAGGTATTTTAGGGATGGAAGTGATCAGGCGTTTTGATGTTATCCTTGATTATCAGCAAAAGAAGATCTATTTAAAGCCTAACCGGGCCTATCGTGATGCTTTTCCTGTTGAAGCTAAAAAAACATGGTTTTATAAAGAAAGTGAAGACTTTTTGGCGAAAAATAAAACTAAACCTGGTGTAAAAGTTACGGCTTCAGGTTTGCAGTATAAAATTATCAAACAAGGTAAAGGGGAAAAGCCTAAAATGGAAGATAGGGTGAGTCTGAATTTTAGTACTACTTTAGTTAACGGTAAAAAGGTATGGAGTACTTACGACGAGAAAAAACCTTGGGTACACCGTTTAGATAAAGCTTTGGATGGGCTTGGAGAAGCAGTACTGATGATGCCTGAAGGCTCTGAATGGATACTCTATATTCCCGCTAAACTGGCTTTTGGAGATACAGGAATAGAGGAAGTTCCACCAGGTGCAGCTTTAATTTATGAAGTGGAACTTTTGAAAGTAGAACATCCCTGA
- a CDS encoding helix-turn-helix domain-containing protein yields MDSNSLISIISLIAVFVSVLLSFFLLTVPSERKLGNVLLAGFILLNAIDLSAWFIYGFTLKHPDVEIFRRSTSWLINPVFYLYALSICFSDFRLKAKHLLHVLPFIVYNLVMLPKVYLADFTAKTFFIEHYGDGPASKLMLLAGHLQFTGYFIGVFLILRKYRKIYLENYADSRTITYKWLFQLTVVITVVHSIVTLKDILRFIVSTDIFNGAQIIVGINAVFILCWFVLKALYYPDLFRGINSKIQPADDLVLEDPLISKLGKGVLSLQDQEDIQRIRDYMVQKEPYLEPALTIQDLADQINMPVKDLSILINNHLDQHFFDFVNAYRIEKAMKILRDPARTKLTILEILYEIGFNSKSSFNTSFKKQTDLTPTEYRKKYTKQSGYTG; encoded by the coding sequence ATGGATAGTAACAGTTTGATAAGTATTATAAGTCTGATTGCAGTTTTTGTTTCTGTGCTTTTATCATTTTTTCTTCTCACAGTACCTAGTGAAAGAAAATTGGGAAATGTTTTGCTGGCTGGCTTTATTTTACTGAATGCAATTGATCTGAGTGCGTGGTTTATTTATGGGTTTACCCTAAAACATCCTGATGTGGAGATATTCAGACGGTCTACTTCCTGGTTAATCAACCCTGTTTTCTATCTATATGCATTATCGATCTGTTTTTCGGATTTCAGGTTAAAAGCTAAACACCTGCTGCATGTTCTTCCTTTTATAGTTTATAATCTGGTTATGCTGCCGAAGGTTTACCTGGCAGATTTTACTGCAAAAACATTTTTTATTGAACATTATGGAGATGGGCCAGCTTCAAAACTCATGTTATTGGCGGGGCACCTGCAATTTACAGGCTATTTTATTGGTGTTTTCCTGATATTGAGAAAATACAGGAAGATTTATCTGGAAAACTATGCAGATAGCAGGACAATTACTTATAAATGGCTGTTTCAGCTTACGGTTGTGATCACAGTTGTACATTCTATTGTTACGCTGAAGGATATTTTAAGGTTTATTGTAAGCACCGATATTTTTAACGGTGCACAAATTATTGTTGGAATCAATGCAGTATTCATTTTGTGCTGGTTCGTATTGAAAGCATTATATTATCCGGATCTTTTCAGAGGGATAAATTCTAAAATTCAGCCTGCGGATGATTTAGTTCTGGAAGATCCTTTAATCAGCAAACTGGGTAAAGGAGTATTAAGTTTACAGGATCAGGAAGATATTCAGCGGATCAGGGATTATATGGTGCAGAAGGAGCCTTATCTTGAACCTGCGCTGACGATACAAGATCTCGCTGACCAGATAAATATGCCCGTAAAGGATTTGTCTATTTTGATTAATAATCATCTGGATCAGCATTTCTTTGATTTTGTAAACGCTTACAGGATTGAAAAAGCAATGAAAATCCTGAGAGACCCGGCCAGGACAAAACTGACAATCCTTGAAATTTTATATGAGATAGGATTTAATTCCAAATCATCTTTTAATACTTCGTTTAAGAAACAGACAGACCTCACGCCTACTGAATACCGCAAAAAGTATACAAAACAGAGTGGCTATACGGGCTGA
- a CDS encoding N-acetyltransferase has translation MDQKVITKFKVATEDAIAELLYLTRTIALEKYAHLVSEEVMEDYIFRHYNDKQIIDEMNSFGNQWLVVYVDEQAAGYAFVTTQGKRPALLEDKKAVCIADFCILKDYLSGEAKQSLLNKCLAISKGYESLWLTEQVDSPLIPFFEAHGLRSIAEQNNFIHPDIRMSYMIKEN, from the coding sequence ATGGATCAAAAAGTTATCACGAAGTTCAAGGTCGCAACTGAGGATGCGATTGCTGAATTATTATACCTGACCAGGACTATCGCTTTAGAAAAATATGCCCATTTAGTAAGTGAAGAGGTGATGGAGGATTATATTTTCCGTCATTATAATGATAAACAAATTATTGATGAAATGAATAGCTTTGGTAACCAGTGGCTGGTTGTTTATGTAGATGAACAGGCAGCTGGTTATGCATTTGTAACTACTCAGGGTAAAAGGCCAGCATTACTGGAAGATAAAAAAGCAGTCTGTATCGCTGATTTTTGTATTTTAAAGGACTATTTATCTGGTGAGGCTAAACAATCTTTGCTCAATAAATGCTTAGCTATCAGTAAAGGCTATGAATCATTGTGGCTGACAGAGCAGGTTGATAGTCCATTAATACCTTTTTTTGAAGCCCATGGACTCAGGTCCATAGCAGAACAAAATAATTTCATTCATCCGGATATCAGGATGAGTTATATGATCAAAGAAAATTAA
- a CDS encoding PLP-dependent aminotransferase family protein, with translation MKQYRYEEFTVIIEEQIKEGVYKPGHKLPSVRTLMSKYRMSTGAVQQGFDYLISKGLVESIYKSGYYVSNVPENQVSIPVSKRLPIARDAIFKHKLSQTTSLYAGRNSLTEFNVAAPGDLLVPQKMILRTMQQVIREQGAGLLRYYPSTGSEELKHNICKHSAHYNAKMNADELMITDGALQALYIALVSTCSAGDVVAVESPFVFSILQVIKTLQLKVVEIPMDFQAGFDIEYLQKACLTTKIKAILITPNFQNPTGILLSDDQKKQVLAVAQHWGIAIIENDIYGDLNFTGQRPSNLKSFDESGLVMTYSSYAKTLAAGIRLGWLSAGRFFQQAEQVKFSTGSTVSPVYQETVNKLLNTHSYDRHIRTFRTQLSKNAYHTINLLTTYFPKGTSMVMPAGGYNLWVKLSDEINIKDFYQHCEKVGVKFTPGETFSFSSDFKRFFRIVFADQYSAKRIEGLKLAGNAAL, from the coding sequence ATGAAACAATATCGATATGAAGAATTTACAGTAATTATTGAAGAACAGATCAAAGAAGGCGTTTATAAACCCGGGCATAAACTTCCTTCTGTAAGAACGTTGATGAGCAAATACAGGATGAGTACAGGTGCTGTACAACAGGGTTTTGATTATTTAATAAGTAAAGGACTGGTTGAAAGTATCTATAAATCCGGATATTATGTTTCTAATGTGCCTGAAAATCAGGTCAGTATACCTGTCTCTAAACGCTTGCCAATAGCTAGAGATGCTATATTTAAACATAAATTATCACAAACTACGTCCTTATATGCTGGCCGGAATTCCTTAACTGAATTCAATGTGGCTGCTCCGGGAGATTTGTTAGTCCCTCAAAAAATGATTTTGAGGACTATGCAGCAAGTGATCAGGGAACAAGGTGCCGGGTTATTAAGATACTATCCTTCAACAGGATCCGAAGAATTAAAACATAACATTTGCAAACATTCAGCGCATTACAATGCAAAGATGAACGCTGATGAACTGATGATTACTGATGGTGCATTGCAAGCCTTATATATTGCTTTGGTTTCTACCTGTTCTGCCGGTGATGTGGTTGCTGTAGAAAGCCCCTTTGTGTTTTCCATTCTTCAGGTAATTAAGACTTTACAGCTAAAAGTAGTGGAGATCCCAATGGATTTTCAGGCCGGATTTGATATAGAATATTTACAGAAAGCATGCTTAACCACAAAAATAAAAGCAATACTAATCACTCCGAACTTTCAGAACCCTACAGGAATATTACTCTCTGACGATCAGAAAAAACAAGTACTGGCTGTGGCACAACACTGGGGGATAGCTATTATTGAAAATGATATATATGGAGATTTAAATTTCACCGGTCAGCGGCCATCTAATCTGAAATCATTTGATGAAAGCGGACTGGTGATGACCTATTCTTCGTACGCTAAAACACTGGCTGCGGGAATCAGGTTAGGCTGGTTATCGGCAGGCCGGTTTTTCCAACAGGCAGAGCAGGTGAAATTCTCGACCGGCAGTACGGTTTCCCCTGTCTACCAGGAAACGGTAAATAAGCTGCTGAATACACACAGTTATGACAGGCATATCAGGACTTTTAGAACCCAGTTATCAAAAAATGCTTACCATACGATTAACCTGCTGACTACTTATTTTCCAAAAGGTACAAGTATGGTCATGCCTGCAGGTGGTTATAATTTATGGGTAAAACTATCCGATGAGATTAACATCAAAGATTTTTACCAGCATTGTGAAAAGGTAGGCGTGAAGTTCACCCCAGGCGAAACTTTTTCGTTCTCGAGTGATTTCAAACGATTTTTCAGAATAGTATTTGCTGATCAGTATTCCGCAAAGCGGATTGAAGGACTGAAACTTGCGGGAAATGCTGCGTTGTAA
- a CDS encoding BamA/TamA family outer membrane protein encodes MQKSIFLFSFLLITYSANAQNAADAISANNQVRDTSNKRDLIDYAKILFKIKPGIKTGENPRKVFFSLLPIGGNVPGGGTALITSTSAGFYLGDRKTTNISNVTFTPYWNFKSRFGLPLRSNIWLADNTWNIQGDTRFLVYPQYTWGLGSGNEDQKLLVDYKYIRFYQSALKRIKPYFYAGFGYTLDYFVNVRTPDPGLQKFSGYNSGTEEGSNSFSSGISFNLLYDTRNNSINPLPGSYLNLVLRTNPKFLGSKTSWKSLYVDARKYISLNTKPHQQNTLALWSYFWTGLNNGIPYLNLPSIGWDPYNKSGRGMDQNRYRGKSLFYVESEYRRDITDNGLLGFVVFANATSVAEPETNSFKKIHPAVGAGMRIKFNKGSNTNIAVDYGVSKGFSGFSIGLGEAF; translated from the coding sequence ATGCAAAAATCTATCTTTCTGTTCTCCTTTTTATTGATTACCTACAGCGCAAATGCACAAAATGCAGCTGATGCTATTTCCGCAAATAATCAAGTCCGTGATACTTCAAATAAGCGGGATCTGATAGACTATGCCAAAATATTATTTAAAATAAAACCAGGTATAAAAACCGGAGAAAACCCCAGAAAAGTTTTCTTTTCACTACTGCCTATTGGCGGTAATGTACCTGGAGGAGGAACCGCACTGATTACCTCAACCAGCGCAGGTTTTTACCTGGGTGACCGTAAAACAACGAATATCTCCAATGTTACTTTCACACCATACTGGAATTTCAAAAGTCGTTTTGGACTACCATTGCGTTCCAATATCTGGCTGGCAGACAACACCTGGAATATTCAGGGAGATACACGTTTCCTGGTTTATCCGCAGTATACCTGGGGTTTAGGGAGTGGAAATGAAGATCAGAAGTTATTAGTAGATTATAAGTATATCAGATTTTATCAAAGTGCATTAAAGCGAATCAAGCCTTATTTTTATGCGGGTTTTGGTTATACACTGGATTATTTTGTAAATGTCAGGACACCTGATCCGGGTCTGCAGAAATTTAGCGGTTATAATTCAGGAACTGAAGAAGGAAGTAATTCTTTTTCTTCAGGAATATCTTTCAACTTATTATATGATACGCGGAATAATTCTATCAATCCGCTACCGGGAAGTTATCTGAACCTGGTTTTAAGAACCAATCCTAAGTTTTTAGGAAGTAAAACAAGCTGGAAATCACTTTATGTGGATGCAAGAAAATATATCTCACTGAACACCAAACCTCACCAACAGAACACGCTGGCTTTATGGTCTTATTTCTGGACAGGGTTAAATAATGGCATCCCTTATCTGAACTTACCAAGTATTGGATGGGACCCTTATAATAAATCTGGCAGGGGAATGGACCAAAACAGATACAGAGGAAAATCGCTGTTCTACGTAGAGAGTGAGTACAGAAGAGATATTACTGACAATGGTTTATTAGGCTTTGTGGTTTTTGCGAATGCCACCTCAGTAGCTGAACCGGAAACCAATTCTTTTAAGAAGATTCATCCTGCGGTCGGAGCTGGTATGCGGATCAAATTCAACAAGGGTTCCAATACGAATATAGCGGTTGATTATGGAGTGAGTAAAGGATTTTCCGGCTTCTCTATTGGTCTTGGAGAAGCTTTCTAA
- a CDS encoding ATP-binding protein, whose amino-acid sequence MSAQNTQDQLLAEIKELKIQLKEAHDTLEAIHSGKEISVSQEHFTLLANNIPQITWTNLPSGQFNFFNKRWYDYTGLSFDATFEGSWGHIIHPDDLLLTGEKFNQSMKTGEVFEIENRCKRNDGIYRWHLNRSIPFKNENNEILFWIGTATDIDDQRKSIEKKDEFIGIASHELKTPLTSLKAYLQLISNYKKEVIPGQVKTFIVKAESSISKLQALVNDLLDVSKIQTGKLDFNQAPLSVKELIAGCAENAGYMFPDYNIIFNAAADVSVKGNTERLEQVLMNLINNAVKYSPLHKDIILSFVKEGNQVRISVTDYGIGLSTSQLDKIFERFYRVEVKNRMAGGLGMGLYISMEIIKNHKGTIGVQSRINKGSTFYILLPLLS is encoded by the coding sequence ATGAGTGCTCAAAATACACAAGACCAGTTACTGGCTGAAATAAAAGAATTGAAAATCCAACTGAAAGAAGCTCACGATACCCTCGAAGCTATACACTCAGGTAAGGAAATTTCAGTGAGTCAGGAACATTTTACACTGCTGGCGAATAATATTCCTCAGATAACCTGGACTAACTTACCCTCCGGACAGTTTAATTTCTTCAACAAACGCTGGTATGATTATACAGGCCTGTCTTTTGATGCCACATTTGAAGGATCATGGGGGCATATTATCCATCCTGATGATTTACTTTTAACCGGAGAAAAATTTAATCAAAGTATGAAAACCGGAGAGGTTTTTGAAATTGAGAATCGCTGTAAGCGCAATGACGGTATTTACAGATGGCATCTGAACCGAAGTATTCCTTTTAAAAATGAAAATAACGAAATCTTGTTTTGGATAGGTACTGCAACTGATATTGATGATCAGCGTAAATCTATTGAAAAGAAAGATGAATTTATCGGCATTGCCAGTCATGAATTAAAGACACCACTAACCAGTTTGAAAGCTTATTTGCAGCTGATCTCTAACTATAAAAAAGAGGTCATTCCTGGTCAGGTGAAAACATTTATAGTCAAAGCTGAAAGTTCAATCAGTAAATTACAAGCACTGGTCAATGACCTGCTGGATGTGAGTAAGATCCAGACTGGCAAACTGGATTTTAACCAGGCACCATTAAGTGTTAAAGAGCTGATAGCCGGTTGCGCAGAGAATGCCGGATATATGTTTCCTGATTATAATATTATTTTTAATGCTGCGGCGGATGTAAGCGTTAAAGGAAATACAGAACGATTGGAACAGGTACTCATGAACCTGATTAATAACGCAGTAAAATATTCTCCGCTACATAAAGATATCATATTATCATTTGTAAAAGAAGGTAATCAGGTCAGGATTTCTGTGACAGATTACGGGATCGGTCTTTCTACCAGTCAGCTGGACAAGATTTTTGAAAGATTTTATCGTGTTGAGGTTAAAAACAGAATGGCGGGTGGATTGGGAATGGGATTATACATCTCTATGGAGATTATCAAAAACCACAAAGGTACAATAGGTGTTCAAAGCAGAATTAATAAAGGCTCTACTTTTTACATTTTATTACCTTTGCTTTCATGA
- the thiD gene encoding bifunctional hydroxymethylpyrimidine kinase/phosphomethylpyrimidine kinase — MNTEPNYIYPVVLTIAGSDSGGGAGIQADLKTISALGCYGTSAITAITAQNTMGITNLFELPVNIVTDQIKAVIGDIKPHAIKIGMIPNSPLLQAIFDILILYPEIPVILDPVMIATSGRRLVEQDTIELMKTILIPVTALVTPNLDEAAILAAMEIATVAQMKVAAHQILSLGGQAVLIKGGHLKGSRLYDVYLDKTGTEIVYEHDTIYSQNTHGTGCTLSSAIAGFIARNMELPEAIKNAESYVNHTIFEGLDVKTGEGKGPLNHFYAPVPLIKMPVDVKN, encoded by the coding sequence ATGAATACTGAGCCTAATTATATCTACCCTGTTGTACTGACTATCGCCGGCTCTGATAGTGGTGGTGGTGCAGGCATCCAGGCCGACCTGAAAACAATCTCGGCTTTAGGTTGCTACGGAACCTCTGCTATTACGGCTATTACCGCACAAAACACGATGGGGATTACCAATTTGTTTGAGCTGCCTGTAAATATAGTGACTGATCAGATTAAAGCTGTAATCGGAGATATCAAACCTCATGCTATCAAAATAGGTATGATTCCAAATTCACCATTATTACAGGCCATATTTGATATCCTGATTTTATATCCTGAAATCCCGGTTATCCTGGATCCGGTGATGATTGCCACAAGTGGCCGCCGGTTGGTTGAGCAGGACACTATTGAACTGATGAAAACAATATTGATTCCAGTCACTGCTTTAGTCACACCAAACCTGGATGAGGCGGCTATATTAGCAGCTATGGAAATTGCTACAGTAGCACAAATGAAAGTTGCAGCACATCAGATCCTGAGCCTTGGTGGCCAGGCCGTTTTGATTAAAGGCGGACATTTGAAAGGGAGCAGACTTTATGATGTTTACCTGGATAAAACAGGAACAGAAATCGTTTATGAGCATGATACTATTTACAGTCAAAATACACATGGTACAGGCTGCACACTATCTTCTGCTATTGCTGGTTTTATCGCACGAAATATGGAATTGCCCGAAGCCATAAAAAACGCAGAATCTTATGTAAATCATACTATTTTTGAGGGGCTTGATGTAAAAACAGGCGAAGGTAAAGGGCCATTGAATCACTTTTACGCCCCTGTTCCGCTAATCAAAATGCCTGTGGATGTTAAAAATTAA
- a CDS encoding AsmA-like C-terminal region-containing protein, whose protein sequence is MPLWLKRAIQIFSAFIVLVIVIFIGLALYVGANKKKLQASITKELNKNLNGNLTIATIEPTFLKGFPNVSVSLKKVEIKDSLWNVHHHSVLTAADLDISVNTMALLKGTIEIKKVTINDASIYLYTDSNGYSNTSVFKKKPEKEPRLKDDSSSPAQLRRFDLNAVRFILDNRKGNKLFLFAIQDFSGKIDYPGSGWRADVNLKTLVRSLAFNTKRGSFVKDKLLEGKMDIAYNEKAGIIEVKPNILNIGTDPFVLGAKFKISKDPVEFSISVEAPNILWKNASALLAPNISSKLNMFNLDKPIFAKAIIEGNMGAGGDPSIFVKAAIKDNTLNGFGGVVDNCNFAGVYTNNFINGKGYTDENSAIKLYHFSGSYKELPFTIDTVFIHNLDKPVATGIFKSQFNVAKLSTLLGTDVLNFTKGTADVKLNYSADIVDFKLNKPMLSGTINVKNADVSYVPRGVNFKNTSISLDFKGPDLLIHDIRLESGKSVVFMDGSVRNFLNLYYNSPEKILLNWRMNSQNLYLGDFLAFLGTRKNSTPVKTKNKGNNIANQINTMLEKGSAEINLRVGKVHYGRFTGTNATADIFLSDNGLNLKNVSLKHGGGSIKLNGKLQQNGRLNKFALNTVVSNVNISNFFYSFDNFGLESPTYKNLKGSFFTKTNVTGNIDGQGKLIPGSMNGNVNFDLKKGALINYNAVKSIGKFAFPFRNLDTITFDNLNGNFDINGRLVTIKPMMINSSLLNMNLAGIYATTGRGTNILLDLPLRNPKKDEDITDKQELKERRMKGIVIHILATDGEDGKIKFKLVGKKDKES, encoded by the coding sequence ATGCCTCTTTGGTTAAAACGCGCTATTCAAATTTTTTCTGCTTTTATTGTACTGGTCATTGTGATCTTTATCGGCCTTGCGCTCTATGTAGGTGCTAATAAAAAGAAATTACAGGCTTCTATAACCAAAGAATTAAATAAGAACCTCAATGGTAACCTGACTATCGCTACTATTGAACCTACCTTTCTTAAAGGTTTTCCCAATGTCTCAGTATCGTTAAAGAAAGTAGAAATTAAAGACAGTTTATGGAATGTGCATCACCATTCGGTGCTTACCGCAGCCGATCTTGATATTTCAGTGAATACGATGGCCTTGTTAAAAGGTACTATTGAGATTAAGAAGGTGACTATAAATGATGCATCAATTTACTTATATACTGATAGTAACGGCTATAGCAATACCTCCGTTTTTAAGAAAAAACCGGAGAAAGAACCCCGATTAAAAGATGACAGTTCTTCACCTGCCCAGCTCAGACGCTTTGATCTGAATGCTGTTCGTTTTATTCTGGATAACAGAAAAGGAAATAAGCTGTTTTTATTTGCTATACAAGACTTTAGCGGAAAAATAGATTATCCCGGGTCGGGCTGGAGAGCTGATGTCAACTTAAAAACGCTGGTGCGCAGTCTTGCTTTCAATACAAAAAGAGGAAGTTTTGTAAAAGATAAATTGCTGGAAGGAAAAATGGATATTGCTTATAATGAGAAGGCCGGTATCATTGAAGTCAAACCTAATATCTTAAATATAGGGACAGACCCATTCGTTCTGGGGGCAAAATTCAAGATATCAAAAGATCCGGTTGAATTCTCTATCAGTGTAGAAGCGCCAAATATTTTATGGAAAAATGCATCTGCTCTGCTGGCTCCGAATATCAGCTCAAAACTGAATATGTTTAACCTGGATAAACCAATTTTTGCCAAAGCCATTATAGAAGGAAATATGGGGGCAGGCGGAGACCCTTCTATTTTTGTAAAAGCAGCAATAAAAGATAATACGCTGAACGGTTTTGGCGGAGTAGTTGATAATTGCAATTTTGCCGGTGTTTATACAAATAATTTTATCAATGGAAAAGGGTATACAGATGAGAACTCTGCTATTAAACTTTATCATTTCTCTGGTAGTTATAAAGAACTTCCCTTTACAATTGATACTGTTTTTATTCATAATCTGGATAAACCAGTGGCAACAGGTATTTTTAAATCCCAGTTCAATGTGGCTAAACTATCTACTCTTCTGGGGACTGATGTTTTAAACTTTACCAAAGGTACAGCCGACGTAAAACTGAACTATAGTGCCGATATTGTAGATTTTAAGTTGAATAAACCCATGTTAAGCGGAACAATCAACGTTAAAAATGCAGACGTCAGTTATGTACCCAGAGGTGTGAATTTTAAAAACACCTCCATTTCCTTAGACTTTAAAGGACCTGATCTTTTGATTCACGACATCAGACTTGAAAGTGGTAAGAGCGTGGTTTTTATGGATGGAAGTGTTAGAAATTTCCTGAATCTTTACTATAATTCTCCGGAAAAGATCCTGCTGAACTGGAGAATGAATAGTCAGAACCTTTATTTAGGTGACTTTCTTGCCTTTTTAGGGACCAGGAAAAACAGTACACCTGTTAAAACAAAGAATAAAGGCAATAATATTGCGAATCAGATCAATACAATGCTTGAAAAAGGTAGTGCTGAAATCAACTTAAGAGTTGGTAAAGTTCATTACGGCAGGTTTACCGGAACTAATGCAACAGCGGATATTTTCCTTTCCGATAACGGATTGAATTTGAAAAATGTGAGTTTAAAACACGGTGGAGGCTCGATTAAGCTCAATGGCAAATTGCAACAAAATGGACGTTTGAATAAATTTGCATTAAATACCGTGGTTTCCAATGTCAATATTAGTAACTTCTTTTATTCATTTGATAACTTTGGTTTGGAAAGCCCGACTTATAAAAATCTGAAAGGCAGTTTCTTTACCAAAACCAATGTGACTGGCAATATAGACGGGCAAGGTAAACTTATTCCGGGTTCAATGAACGGAAACGTCAATTTTGATCTTAAAAAAGGAGCTTTAATCAATTATAATGCAGTGAAAAGTATCGGAAAGTTTGCTTTTCCATTCCGGAATCTGGATACCATTACGTTTGATAATCTCAATGGTAATTTTGATATTAATGGGAGGCTCGTTACGATTAAACCGATGATGATCAATTCAAGCTTATTGAATATGAATCTTGCAGGTATTTATGCGACTACCGGAAGGGGAACCAATATTCTGCTTGATTTACCACTCCGAAACCCGAAAAAAGATGAAGACATTACTGATAAACAAGAGCTTAAAGAGCGGAGGATGAAAGGTATTGTCATACACATCCTCGCCACGGACGGAGAGGACGGTAAGATTAAATTTAAACTGGTTGGAAAAAAAGATAAAGAAAGTTAA
- a CDS encoding Rrf2 family transcriptional regulator — MNNAKFATALHILTLLDFAKGERLSSEWIAGSINLNPALVRKEISNLRKLGFISSKEGNGGGFTLARPSAEILLSEIYKAVPMPPLLGSSNTPNPSCMVGRQINQHLEELYTEAELSLISKLEKKTLKEFGEKFQPVL; from the coding sequence ATGAATAACGCGAAGTTTGCTACTGCTTTACATATCCTCACCTTACTCGATTTTGCGAAGGGCGAAAGGTTATCCTCAGAATGGATTGCTGGCAGTATTAACCTGAATCCAGCCTTAGTACGGAAAGAAATCAGTAACCTGCGCAAATTGGGATTTATCTCCAGTAAAGAAGGTAATGGTGGCGGGTTTACGCTTGCCCGGCCTTCAGCAGAGATTCTTTTATCAGAAATTTATAAGGCGGTACCTATGCCTCCTTTGCTTGGTAGTTCCAATACTCCAAATCCTTCCTGTATGGTAGGCCGTCAGATTAATCAGCACCTGGAGGAGTTGTATACTGAGGCAGAGCTTTCGCTTATCAGCAAATTAGAAAAAAAAACACTGAAAGAGTTTGGTGAAAAGTTTCAACCAGTATTGTAA